A single window of Bos javanicus breed banteng chromosome 19, ARS-OSU_banteng_1.0, whole genome shotgun sequence DNA harbors:
- the IFT20 gene encoding intraflagellar transport protein 20 homolog isoform X2 has protein sequence MAKDILAEAGLHFDELNKLRVLDPEVTQQTIELKEECKDFVDKIGQFQKIVGGLIELVDQLAKEAENEKMKAIGARNLLKSIAKQREAQQQQLQALIAEKKMQLERYRVEYEALCKVEAEQNEFIDQFIFQK, from the exons ATGGCCAAGGACATCCTGGCTGAAGCAGGGCTGCACTTTGATGAGCTGAACAAGCTGCGGGTGTTGGACCCAGAGGTTACCCAGCAGACCATAGAGCTCAAGGAGGAGTGCAAGGACTTTGTGGACA AAATTGGCCAATTTCAGAAAATAGTTGGTGGCTTAATTGAGCTTGTTGACCAGCTTGCAAAGGAAGCAGAAAATGAGAAGATGAAG GCCATTGGTGCTCGGAACTTGCTCAAATCTATAGCAAAACAGAGAGAAGCCCAACAGCAGCAACTTCAGGCACTAAtagcagaaaagaaaatgcagctTGAAAG gTATCGGGTTGAATATGAAGCTTTGTGTAAAGTAGAAGCAGAACAAAATGAATTTATTGaccaatttatttttcagaaatga
- the IFT20 gene encoding intraflagellar transport protein 20 homolog isoform X1, whose product MTHLSLADPVREPLFSGEAGRQTAMAKDILAEAGLHFDELNKLRVLDPEVTQQTIELKEECKDFVDKIGQFQKIVGGLIELVDQLAKEAENEKMKAIGARNLLKSIAKQREAQQQQLQALIAEKKMQLERYRVEYEALCKVEAEQNEFIDQFIFQK is encoded by the exons ATGACACACCTCTCCCTGGCTGACCCTGTCAGAGAACCTCTCTTCTCTGGGGAAGCTGGAAGGCAAAcag CCATGGCCAAGGACATCCTGGCTGAAGCAGGGCTGCACTTTGATGAGCTGAACAAGCTGCGGGTGTTGGACCCAGAGGTTACCCAGCAGACCATAGAGCTCAAGGAGGAGTGCAAGGACTTTGTGGACA AAATTGGCCAATTTCAGAAAATAGTTGGTGGCTTAATTGAGCTTGTTGACCAGCTTGCAAAGGAAGCAGAAAATGAGAAGATGAAG GCCATTGGTGCTCGGAACTTGCTCAAATCTATAGCAAAACAGAGAGAAGCCCAACAGCAGCAACTTCAGGCACTAAtagcagaaaagaaaatgcagctTGAAAG gTATCGGGTTGAATATGAAGCTTTGTGTAAAGTAGAAGCAGAACAAAATGAATTTATTGaccaatttatttttcagaaatga